Proteins encoded in a region of the Sphingopyxis sp. OAS728 genome:
- a CDS encoding oxidoreductase translates to MSRGFTADDVSVQTGRTFLVTGANAGIGFETAKILAARGAHVILACRDEAKAEIAMNRIRVDVPKAELSFQPLDLADLDQVRDAAKAVLAGPRIDVLINNAGVMIPPKTLTKQGYELQFGVNHLGTFALTGLIHTHVDDRIVITGSIAHRNGTMDYSDLSASRSYHNWARYQMSKLANLLHMFELDRRLSAAGRATQAIGCHPGVALTELTRHLPLPLRTMTPLAGPFFNSSAQGAWPTLQAATGARVQGGDYLGPQGLGEVSGRSGPARATRQARDPRLARELWMRSIELTGVDPGL, encoded by the coding sequence ATCGGTTTCGAGACCGCCAAAATCCTGGCGGCGCGCGGGGCGCATGTGATCCTCGCCTGTCGTGACGAGGCCAAGGCCGAGATCGCGATGAACCGCATCCGGGTCGACGTGCCGAAAGCCGAGCTGTCGTTCCAGCCGCTCGACCTCGCCGACCTCGACCAGGTGCGCGATGCGGCGAAGGCGGTGCTTGCGGGGCCGCGGATCGACGTCCTGATCAACAATGCGGGGGTTATGATCCCGCCCAAGACGCTGACGAAACAAGGGTATGAGCTGCAATTCGGGGTCAACCACCTCGGCACATTCGCGCTGACTGGCCTCATTCACACGCATGTCGACGACCGCATCGTGATCACCGGCAGCATCGCGCACCGGAACGGGACGATGGATTACAGCGACCTGTCGGCATCACGCAGCTATCATAATTGGGCGCGCTACCAGATGAGCAAGCTCGCGAACCTGCTCCATATGTTCGAGCTCGACCGGCGACTGAGCGCGGCGGGGCGCGCGACGCAGGCGATCGGTTGCCATCCGGGGGTCGCCCTCACCGAATTAACCCGCCACCTGCCGCTGCCGCTCCGCACGATGACGCCGCTGGCTGGCCCCTTCTTCAACAGTTCCGCGCAGGGCGCCTGGCCGACGCTGCAGGCGGCGACCGGCGCGCGGGTGCAGGGCGGCGATTATCTGGGACCGCAGGGCCTCGGCGAAGTGTCGGGGCGCTCTGGGCCCGCACGCGCGACGCGTCAGGCTCGCGATCCGAGACTGGCCCGCGAGCTCTGGATGCGGTCGATCGAGCTGACCGGGGTCGATCCGGGTCTCTGA